The Bacillus sp. Y1 genome has a window encoding:
- a CDS encoding sugar phosphate isomerase/epimerase family protein, which produces MNIGIRAHDIENRPLEELVKEIAGKGLTSVQLALSKSFDSINTELGSLSPGLARYIGDEFSKQHIQIAVLGCYFNMIHPDLVERRKGIERFKEHIRFARDFGCSIVATETGNVNADIIYTEDNFKEEPFLEVVESVRELVQEAEKFGVIVGIEAGVNHPVYSPKVMKRLLDTIPSNNLQVILDPVNLLTIETYENQEEIFQEAMELFGDRVVVLHAKDFNIQNNQLTTTAVGKGLLNYDFILKQIKEKKPYMNILLEETKEPYIDESVAFLKERYELF; this is translated from the coding sequence TTGAATATTGGCATTAGAGCTCATGATATTGAAAACCGCCCGCTAGAAGAGTTAGTGAAAGAAATAGCTGGAAAGGGGCTCACATCTGTACAGTTAGCCCTGAGTAAATCATTCGATAGTATTAACACAGAATTAGGTAGTTTAAGTCCTGGTTTAGCCAGATATATAGGGGATGAGTTTTCGAAACAACATATACAAATTGCTGTATTAGGTTGCTATTTTAATATGATCCATCCTGACCTTGTGGAGAGGAGAAAAGGTATCGAACGATTTAAAGAGCATATCCGCTTTGCAAGGGATTTTGGATGCAGTATTGTTGCGACTGAAACGGGTAATGTAAACGCAGACATCATCTATACAGAGGATAATTTCAAAGAAGAACCGTTTTTAGAAGTAGTTGAAAGTGTTCGTGAACTCGTTCAAGAAGCTGAAAAATTTGGTGTGATCGTTGGTATTGAAGCAGGAGTGAACCATCCTGTCTATTCGCCAAAAGTAATGAAGAGATTGTTAGATACCATTCCTTCGAATAATCTTCAAGTCATTCTTGATCCAGTAAATCTGTTAACCATTGAAACTTATGAGAATCAGGAGGAGATTTTTCAGGAAGCAATGGAGTTATTCGGTGATCGGGTAGTCGTTCTACATGCAAAGGATTTTAATATCCAAAATAACCAACTAACAACCACTGCAGTGGGTAAGGGATTATTAAACTATGATTTCATATTAAAACAGATTAAAGAGAAGAAACCATATATGAATATTTTATTAGAAGAAACGAAGGAGCCTTATATTGATGAAAGTGTGGCTTTTTTAAAGGAAAGATATGAATTGTTTTAG
- a CDS encoding Wadjet anti-phage system protein JetD domain-containing protein, producing the protein MNTIDIIETRVRGFIGDIQHPKQKKKININDLELQLRKLMDDYFDMDGYSLFYRSIELLLAEGQLIPIQNNQYNGRTPALPLYYWVNIKIQSTKWDRLEMMKLSDQFDFSYYERHPEWQTVEEWNRIQNVYTFLQSNQEREIVSFEERSLELFGHEKFLLDGDSFPEGKGFLARIGVLEEQLKMVSYGEPFVFWMKQGKEIKDIQRVLIVENLSFFHTSIKLLEANVLDYEPELIIYGEGTKIERSFSFFFRMFPPKSYLIYYAGDLDASGYGILVRLIDKYPECCIQPALKIYRKMLECLEQRNDQKSGQTQNPKYRDSFFQWFTEEEKAVLLELWRENKRIPQEVLTIETWRRWM; encoded by the coding sequence GTGAATACTATAGATATCATTGAAACACGGGTGAGAGGTTTTATTGGAGATATTCAACACCCTAAACAAAAAAAGAAGATTAATATTAATGATTTAGAGCTTCAGCTGCGTAAGCTGATGGATGATTATTTTGATATGGACGGATATTCGTTGTTCTATCGTTCCATTGAACTTTTGCTAGCAGAAGGACAACTGATTCCCATACAAAATAATCAATACAATGGAAGAACACCAGCGCTACCCTTATATTACTGGGTAAATATAAAAATTCAGTCTACCAAGTGGGATCGTCTTGAGATGATGAAGTTAAGTGATCAGTTTGATTTTTCTTATTATGAACGTCATCCTGAATGGCAAACGGTAGAGGAATGGAATCGAATCCAGAATGTTTATACTTTTCTCCAAAGCAATCAGGAACGGGAAATCGTTTCATTCGAAGAAAGAAGCTTGGAACTGTTTGGTCATGAAAAATTTTTACTAGATGGTGACAGTTTCCCCGAAGGCAAAGGCTTTTTAGCTAGAATTGGAGTATTGGAAGAGCAGCTGAAAATGGTGAGCTATGGGGAGCCTTTTGTATTTTGGATGAAACAAGGAAAAGAAATAAAAGATATTCAGAGGGTACTCATTGTTGAAAATCTATCTTTCTTTCATACTTCCATTAAATTATTGGAAGCCAATGTACTGGATTATGAACCTGAACTAATTATTTATGGGGAAGGGACAAAAATTGAACGTAGTTTTTCCTTTTTCTTTCGAATGTTTCCGCCCAAATCCTATTTGATCTATTACGCAGGAGATCTAGATGCCTCAGGATATGGGATCTTGGTTCGGCTTATCGATAAGTATCCGGAATGCTGTATTCAGCCTGCCTTAAAGATTTATCGGAAAATGCTTGAATGTTTAGAACAAAGAAATGACCAGAAATCTGGTCAGACTCAAAACCCGAAATACCGTGATTCCTTTTTCCAATGGTTCACCGAAGAAGAAAAAGCAGTATTACTAGAATTATGGCGGGAAAATAAGCGGATTCCACAAGAAGTGTTAACAATCGAAACATGGAGGAGATGGATGTGA
- a CDS encoding glycoside hydrolase family 172 protein: MNFNPFMNSLTTLPLMNNGRTRAITAENPNGEKGKGGMAASHLGPSRKGSPCLRDVKSGETALLCDVSGPGVIQHIWITVTDQTDKDVFVLRDLVIRMYWDDETVPSVESPLGDFFCNGFARGCTVNSLPIVVNPTRGFNCYFPMPFNKKAKITIENQHEKSIPALFFQIDYCLYDELPENTAYFHAQWNRQKITTIGEDYVIVDNIKGRGQYVGTYLALATIERYWWGEGEIKMYIDGDKEYPTICGTGTEDYFGGAWSFATQQDGKTIENTYCTPYMGYPYYSKHDEVVHNLYHNDDVPPMRGFYRWHIPDPIRFNENLRVTIQQIGVCKKGLFERQDDVATVAYWYQTEPHYAFKPLMKKEDRWPR, translated from the coding sequence ATGAATTTTAACCCATTTATGAATAGTCTTACGACCCTTCCTTTAATGAACAATGGAAGAACTCGTGCAATTACCGCAGAAAACCCGAATGGTGAAAAAGGAAAAGGAGGAATGGCGGCTAGTCATTTAGGGCCTTCCCGAAAGGGTTCACCATGTCTTCGTGATGTAAAATCTGGTGAAACAGCTCTACTTTGCGATGTATCGGGTCCAGGGGTTATTCAACATATTTGGATTACAGTTACTGACCAAACAGATAAAGATGTTTTTGTTTTAAGAGATCTGGTTATCCGTATGTATTGGGATGATGAAACAGTTCCTTCTGTTGAAAGTCCACTTGGTGATTTTTTCTGTAACGGATTTGCTAGAGGATGTACAGTTAATTCATTGCCAATTGTTGTAAATCCCACACGAGGATTTAATTGTTACTTCCCAATGCCATTTAACAAAAAGGCAAAAATCACAATTGAGAACCAACACGAAAAAAGTATACCAGCGTTATTCTTTCAAATCGACTATTGCTTATACGATGAGCTTCCAGAAAACACAGCATATTTTCATGCGCAATGGAATCGTCAAAAAATAACCACCATCGGTGAAGATTATGTAATCGTTGACAACATCAAAGGGAGAGGACAGTATGTTGGAACATATCTCGCACTTGCCACAATAGAAAGATACTGGTGGGGTGAAGGTGAAATAAAGATGTATATTGATGGTGACAAAGAATATCCAACCATTTGTGGTACAGGAACCGAAGATTATTTCGGAGGAGCATGGAGTTTTGCGACGCAACAAGATGGTAAGACAATCGAAAACACCTATTGTACGCCATATATGGGCTATCCTTACTATTCAAAACATGATGAAGTTGTTCATAATCTTTATCACAATGATGATGTTCCCCCAATGAGAGGCTTTTACCGCTGGCATATTCCAGATCCTATCCGATTCAATGAAAATCTTAGAGTAACTATCCAACAAATTGGAGTGTGCAAGAAAGGCCTTTTTGAAAGACAAGATGACGTGGCGACCGTCGCATATTGGTACCAAACAGAGCCCCATTATGCGTTTAAACCTTTAATGAAGAAAGAAGACAGATGGCCTAGATAA
- a CDS encoding carbohydrate ABC transporter permease → MFLKTEKDKKYHVVISEPRLSPRTAKNIVTNMYRWALAVIVGFLILFPLWWIFVSSITPSGQLFSKPIKYWPENPTFESYQYLIANADLFQKIWDTMLIVGLSIFIGMVVSVMAAFSFARFKSKGLSVAVAFLLGSMLIPDVVTARPLYDFLREVGLYDTYTGLIILYISSIIPFSILILQSFLNDIPSSIEEAALIDGCGFFQSLFYVTLPILKPALATVCIVNFIICLNNFFTPLFYSNGISVLSTAITQLPLRDNMYAIPWDLVSAMGFIIILPIIIFVAIFQRQIMEGIMSGGVKG, encoded by the coding sequence ATGTTTCTCAAAACAGAAAAAGATAAAAAATATCATGTGGTTATTAGTGAACCCCGCTTATCTCCAAGAACGGCAAAAAATATCGTTACAAACATGTATAGGTGGGCGCTAGCAGTTATTGTAGGTTTTCTTATACTTTTTCCATTATGGTGGATTTTTGTATCGTCCATTACTCCATCAGGACAGTTATTTTCAAAACCAATTAAATATTGGCCAGAAAATCCTACGTTTGAAAGCTATCAATATTTAATTGCAAATGCAGATTTATTTCAAAAAATCTGGGATACAATGCTCATTGTAGGATTATCGATTTTTATCGGGATGGTTGTTTCGGTCATGGCAGCCTTTAGTTTTGCCAGATTTAAAAGTAAAGGATTGTCAGTAGCGGTAGCATTTTTATTGGGTTCAATGCTCATTCCAGATGTAGTGACAGCTCGTCCTTTGTATGATTTTTTAAGGGAAGTAGGGTTGTATGACACATACACAGGATTAATTATCCTCTATATCAGTAGCATTATTCCTTTTTCAATATTAATTCTTCAAAGTTTTTTAAATGATATTCCTTCATCCATTGAAGAAGCTGCATTAATCGATGGTTGTGGATTTTTTCAGTCGTTGTTTTATGTGACGTTGCCAATCCTAAAACCAGCTTTGGCAACTGTTTGTATCGTTAATTTCATTATTTGTTTAAATAACTTTTTTACACCACTATTCTATTCAAATGGAATCTCGGTACTTTCAACAGCAATCACACAGTTACCATTAAGGGATAATATGTATGCCATTCCATGGGACCTTGTCAGTGCGATGGGATTCATCATCATTTTACCGATCATCATTTTTGTTGCTATTTTCCAACGACAAATTATGGAAGGTATTATGTCAGGTGGAGTAAAAGGATAA
- the bglB gene encoding beta-galactosidase BglB produces the protein MQRHEIEQKIELLIDNLINLNDPDGKYAIPLADGRKIDNKSFNYWEWTAGVGLYGMMKYYKLTKKEEILSMIIKWFDDQFKEPPVEKNVNTMVQMLTLAYLYEETGNPTYLPYLETWGDWLYHDMPRTKGGGIQHVVFGSENYQQLWDDTLMMSVLPLTKIGLLLNKPEYVEEAKKQFLIHIKYLSDKKTGLWFHGWTFEGNHNFAEALWGRGNSWVTIAIPEFLDLVDLDETDAVRQVLTDTLEQQLDGLELCQNENGLWHTLLLDPSSYVEASCTAGFAFGTLRSVRKRYVPKRYLNMGLKAISAVIENINENGELENVSAGTAMGDTQEFYKQIPVTSMPYGQSMAILSLVEYLYQRI, from the coding sequence ATGCAAAGACATGAAATTGAACAGAAAATAGAGCTGCTAATTGATAACCTGATTAACCTAAATGATCCAGACGGGAAATATGCGATTCCACTTGCAGATGGAAGAAAAATCGACAACAAAAGTTTTAATTATTGGGAATGGACAGCAGGGGTTGGCTTATATGGCATGATGAAATATTATAAGTTAACGAAAAAAGAAGAGATTTTATCAATGATCATCAAATGGTTTGACGATCAGTTCAAAGAGCCTCCAGTGGAGAAAAATGTTAACACGATGGTACAAATGTTAACGCTTGCATATTTATATGAAGAAACAGGTAATCCCACATACCTTCCTTATTTAGAAACATGGGGGGACTGGTTATATCATGATATGCCAAGAACAAAGGGTGGGGGAATTCAGCACGTAGTTTTCGGTTCCGAGAACTATCAGCAACTATGGGATGACACACTAATGATGAGTGTTTTGCCACTAACGAAGATCGGCTTATTGCTTAACAAGCCAGAATATGTGGAAGAGGCAAAAAAACAATTTTTAATACATATCAAATATTTGTCTGATAAAAAGACAGGTTTATGGTTCCATGGCTGGACGTTTGAAGGGAATCACAATTTTGCTGAAGCTTTATGGGGACGTGGAAATTCATGGGTGACAATTGCCATTCCGGAATTTCTAGATTTAGTTGATTTAGATGAGACAGACGCTGTTCGTCAAGTATTAACTGATACGCTGGAGCAACAATTGGATGGTCTTGAGTTATGCCAAAATGAAAATGGTTTATGGCACACCTTGTTGCTAGATCCAAGTTCCTATGTGGAAGCCTCCTGTACCGCTGGTTTTGCGTTTGGAACGCTAAGATCTGTTCGTAAACGCTATGTTCCGAAAAGGTATTTGAATATGGGATTAAAGGCTATTTCAGCCGTCATTGAAAATATAAATGAAAATGGAGAATTAGAAAACGTTTCAGCTGGAACTGCAATGGGAGATACACAAGAGTTTTATAAGCAAATTCCAGTTACTTCCATGCCGTATGGACAATCAATGGCCATTCTTTCGTTAGTAGAATACTTATATCAAAGAATCTAA
- a CDS encoding Gfo/Idh/MocA family protein, whose protein sequence is MKKIVVCGLSNRALGMFVYSILHQFGSQNQIVGLLDSDDRRIELCKERFPELLALPTYDPDQFQQMIDETNPDTVIVTSRDDTHINYILQGLERNLTVITEKPMVTNAHDARRIIEAEKVSKGKVIVAFNYRYNPFHRKIKELILEGKIGRVTSVDLNWYIDTYHGASYFKRWNRNREFSGGLSIHKSTHHFDLVNWWLDQKPEEVFAYGALHYFGKDGEFNPSTTDHRYCSTCDEKQLCHYYMRWSDRRNNVNAKDDHIKADSIEKSAQNYTHYRPDSCIFDHSIEIEDTYVATVKYDKGAFLSYSVNFSLPYEGYRLAINGTKGRIETTEYHEPSRIPFEVPEQTIEFYPLFGGAKETIHVLQTGGGHGGGDPVLLEDLFLGVDQTRSYPILAGAEAGAYSIAVGEGVWRSVKENKPYKIEDLLRNNADLSLTK, encoded by the coding sequence ATGAAGAAAATTGTTGTATGTGGGTTAAGTAATCGAGCATTAGGAATGTTCGTTTACTCCATCCTTCATCAATTTGGTTCGCAAAATCAAATTGTAGGATTACTTGATTCCGATGATCGAAGAATTGAACTTTGCAAGGAACGCTTTCCAGAATTATTAGCACTTCCCACTTATGATCCCGATCAATTCCAACAAATGATTGACGAAACAAATCCTGATACGGTGATTGTTACGAGTAGAGATGATACCCATATCAACTATATATTACAAGGGTTAGAGAGAAACTTAACTGTTATTACAGAAAAGCCAATGGTTACGAATGCTCACGATGCTAGAAGAATCATAGAAGCGGAAAAGGTGAGCAAAGGGAAAGTAATTGTCGCCTTCAATTATCGTTATAATCCGTTCCATCGAAAAATTAAAGAATTGATTTTAGAAGGGAAAATTGGAAGAGTCACGTCCGTTGATCTTAACTGGTATATAGATACATACCATGGTGCCAGCTACTTCAAAAGATGGAACCGCAACCGGGAATTTTCAGGTGGATTATCGATTCATAAATCAACTCACCATTTTGACCTAGTCAATTGGTGGCTTGATCAGAAACCAGAAGAAGTGTTTGCCTATGGCGCCTTACATTATTTTGGCAAAGACGGAGAATTTAATCCAAGTACAACAGACCATCGTTATTGTAGTACATGCGATGAAAAACAGTTGTGTCATTACTATATGCGCTGGTCCGACCGCAGAAATAATGTGAATGCGAAAGATGACCACATTAAAGCAGATAGCATTGAAAAGTCAGCACAAAACTATACGCATTATCGTCCGGATTCGTGTATTTTTGATCATTCTATTGAGATTGAAGATACATATGTGGCGACTGTAAAGTATGACAAAGGTGCGTTCTTAAGTTATTCCGTAAATTTCTCTCTTCCGTATGAAGGCTATCGATTAGCGATAAACGGTACGAAAGGAAGAATTGAAACCACTGAATACCATGAGCCAAGCCGAATTCCGTTTGAGGTTCCTGAACAGACGATTGAGTTTTATCCGTTATTTGGCGGGGCCAAGGAGACGATTCATGTTCTCCAAACTGGAGGAGGCCACGGGGGAGGAGATCCAGTTTTGTTGGAGGATCTGTTCTTAGGAGTCGATCAAACGCGCTCATATCCGATTTTAGCAGGTGCAGAAGCAGGAGCGTATTCCATTGCTGTTGGTGAAGGGGTATGGCGTTCTGTAAAAGAAAATAAGCCATATAAGATAGAAGACTTATTACGAAATAACGCAGATCTTTCTTTAACAAAGTAG
- a CDS encoding DUF6063 family protein: MNAETIKKASAVYFTLLKDKVIDENSEHFQTFFDPEVRQTVLLLADESGTYIIESPKRIHLVVQPTGSVFATNFTHMKEKHRQIETKKHFHLISVIIMSFLASIDRNQAAKIRTKREGISYYALERYVNDLMMNWEKILKAKPNFGEEERLDMKEMVITWKYMEVDTEDYGMKKGNRRTRIGLIASAMRLLETEGLIVILDRDDIPKVIPKQELFERIEYLYHDYDRYEILKKLMTTEENEHAENPSN; encoded by the coding sequence ATGAATGCTGAAACGATCAAAAAAGCGTCAGCTGTTTATTTTACTTTATTAAAAGATAAAGTCATCGACGAAAATAGTGAACACTTCCAAACTTTCTTTGATCCGGAAGTAAGACAGACAGTTTTATTATTAGCAGACGAATCAGGTACGTATATCATTGAATCTCCCAAACGCATCCATTTAGTCGTTCAGCCAACTGGCTCGGTATTTGCTACAAATTTCACACATATGAAAGAGAAGCATCGCCAAATCGAAACAAAAAAACATTTTCACCTGATCAGCGTGATCATCATGTCTTTCTTAGCCTCCATAGACCGCAACCAAGCGGCAAAAATCCGAACCAAACGGGAAGGCATTAGCTACTATGCCTTGGAACGGTATGTTAATGACTTGATGATGAATTGGGAGAAGATTCTTAAAGCGAAACCTAATTTCGGAGAAGAAGAACGACTGGATATGAAGGAAATGGTGATCACCTGGAAATACATGGAGGTCGACACCGAGGATTATGGGATGAAAAAAGGCAATAGAAGAACGAGAATCGGATTAATTGCCAGCGCTATGCGGTTATTAGAGACGGAAGGGCTAATCGTTATTCTTGATCGGGATGATATTCCAAAGGTAATTCCAAAACAAGAGCTTTTTGAGAGAATTGAATACTTGTATCATGATTATGACCGATACGAAATATTAAAGAAATTAATGACAACAGAGGAGAATGAGCATGCCGAAAATCCATCGAATTAG